The following nucleotide sequence is from Bacteroidota bacterium.
AGATAATATTTCAATTTAAAGGCCTTCTGCTAGCGCGGAAGGCTTTTTTTGTATATTTTAGTTAGACAAACCTCAATTGCTATGAAAAATTCTTTCTTCATACTCGTGTTGGGAACTATAATAATGTTCTCCTGCAAATCGCCTTCGAAACTACTCGACGACGGTAATTATGATAAGGTAATCGATCGCTGTGTAAAGAAAATGTTGAAGGGGAATGCCAAAGCCGAAGACATGCTTATGCTCGATAAAGCCTATCAGCTTGCAAACCAGCAAGACAATGAATCGATTCGGCTTTTAAAATCCGAAGGCCGGCCCGAAAACTGGGAGCGCATTTATTTTGCATATAACCGATTGGATTGGAGACAAAAAGAGGTTAGAAAAGTACTCCCCTTCGAAGTAAAAGGAAAAACCTATAACTATACCCAAATCGATTATACACCTGAGTTGGTTGAATCGAAAAATAAAACTGCCGATTATTTCTATGCCCTTGGTAACCGGCTAATGGCCAACAAAACAAAAGAATCGTACCGCAATGCCTATCATAATTTTGTGAAAGCCAAAGGTTATAACGAAAACGGGTTCCCCGATATTCTGGAGCGTATCGATGAGGCTCAATACCTTGGAACCACCCGTGTGTTAGTAGAAGTGCGTAACGTAGCCAATGTGCAGCTACCTGCCGATTTTTACGATAAACTTTTAAGTTTCAATACCTCACAACTCAACTCATCATGGGTCGATTATTACATTGGACGAACCGACCGCACCACTCAATTCGATTTCTATATCAATATCGACCTGATTAACTTTTTCGTTTCGCCCGAGCGTTTCACTTCAACCGAATACATACGCACACGAAGGGTAGAAGATGGTTTTGAATATGTGCTCGACAGCCGCGGCAATGTGCGCAAAGATAGCCTTGGAAACGATATAAAAGTGCCCAGATACAAGGACCTGAAATGCACAGTTACCAAACGGGAGCAAAAAAAAGAAGCCACCATAGAAGTGCAGATGGAGTATTTCCAATCCCTTCCGCGCAAAGTGATTAAACGCGAACAAATGGCTGCCACCTCTGTTTTTGAACATGTGTCAGGCAAGGCTTTTGGCGATACAAAAGCCCTTCAGCCCGAGGATTTAGAACTAATAAAGAGAGATCCGGCTCCCTTCCCGGACGATATCTCGATGTTCTACAACTGCATTCCAGCTCTGCAACAATCCATCGAAAACAGCATCAATCAAAACCGCTCGCTGATTTATTAAAATAGTAAAGCGCCGGTCTTACCACTTCATTGTAGATCCTGTAAGAGTTCTTTCAGGCGAATGAATTATTGCTACTTTTGCAATTCTTATAACAGAGTTTAATTATGGCCGAAATTTCCACTGCTAAGATTCGTGAAAAAGCTGTTCTTGTTGGAATCATCCATTCCGGACAAGATGCTATGCAGGTGAAAGAATACTTAGAAGAACTTGCCTTCCTGGTAGAAACTGCCGGGGCCGAACCTGTTAAAACGTTTACCCAGAAAATTGATGCACCCAACTCCAAAACCTTTGTCGGAACAGGTAAACTTGAAGAAATTAACCAGTACATAAAAATTCACGAAGTACAAATTGTTATATTCGATGATGAGCTAACTCCTACCCAGTTAAGAAATATTGAGCGCGAACTGGAAATAAGAGTGCTGGATAGGACCAACCTTATTCTCGATATTTTTGCCGGCCGGGCAAAAACTGCACATGCCAAAACACAGGTTGAACTGGCACAATATCAATACTTGTTGCCACGCCTTACCCGCATGTGGACTCACCTTGAAAGGCAAAGAGGAGGTATCGGACTCCGAGGGCCTGGCGAAACTGAGATTGAAACAGACCGACGCATTATTCGTGATAAAATTTCGAGGTTAAAAGAACAACTCGAAAAAATAGACAAACAAATGGCTACCCAGCGTAAAAACAGGGGCCGCATGGTGCGCGTATCGCTGGTAGGTTATACCAATGTCGGAAAATCGACCATCATGAACATGCTTAGCAAATCGGATGTGTTTGCGGAGAACAAGCTTTTTGCTACGCTCGATACCACTGTGCGCAAGGTGATTATTCAAAATCTTCCTTTTTTGCTCTCGGACACCGTGGGGTTTATACGGAAATTGCCCCATGACCTGGTAGAATCATTCAAATCTACCCTCGACGAGGTGCGCGAATCTGATATTTTATTGCATGTGGTGGATATTTCCCACCCTGGATTTGAGGAGCAAATACAAGTCGTGAACCAGACTCTTCAGGAAATAGGAGCTGCAGATAAAACTACCTTTCTGGTGTTTAACAAGATTGATGCCTATCGGTTTGATCACAAAGACGAAGACGACCTTGCACCCCGAACCCAGCGACACTGGACCCTCGATGAACTTAAAAACAGTTGGATGGGAAAGACCGAAATTCCATGCATATTTATTTCAGCCCTGGAGAAGAAAAATGTAGATGAATTCCGCGAATTACTTTACAATAAAATACGGGAAATACATGCGGCACGGTATCCTTTCGATAATTTTCTATACGAAGATGACTATTGAGAATAACCGGCTTTTACAGAAAAGCTGAATGGCATAAAAAAAGCACCCCTCCGAAAAGGAGGGCACTGAAAAAGTCCCAAGTACAAGAATATTAATAATATAGCAGTAAAATACAAGATAAAAACTTGGCATTTTACTGCTTTTTTTTGTATCTTAAGAGCCTAAAATAAAGGCACTTATATGCTCGTACAACAGCAAAAACTTCAGCTTAGTTTATACTCTGATCTATATTCCCTTATCGTTCCCAAGGATAATCTACTACGAAAAATTAATGAGCTCATTGATTTTTCGTTCATTTATGATGAACTGGTAACCAAATACTGCTCAACCAATGGGCGCAATGCTGAGAGCCCTATTCGTATGTTCAAATATCTGTTGCTCAAAACGATATACGACATTTCGGATGTAGATGTAGTAGAACGTTCCCGTTTTGACATGTCTTTCAAGTATTTTTTGGAGATGACACCTGAAGAAGATGTGATAAATCCCAGTTCGCTTACCAAATTCAGGAAACTGCGGTTGAAGGATACCGATTTGTTGAATCTTTTGATAGGCAAGACCGTTTCCATTGCCATTGAAAAGGGTATCATCAAATCGAAGTCCATTATTGTTGATGCCACACATTCATTATCCAGATCGAACCCATTGTCCCCCTTGGAAGTGCTCAAAGAACGTGCCCGGCAACTTCGTAAGGTGGTTTATTCCACAGATGAGAACTGGATAGAGCGAATGCCTAAAAAGAACGAAGACAATGATTTGGAGCATGAATTATTATATTGTGATACGCTTGAAAAGGCGATAGAGTCAGACGAAGTAATACGTTCATTCCCAAAAGTAAAAGAAAAGCTAAATCTATTGAAAGAAACCATTGAAGATACACAGGATCATTATACACTTTCAAAGGATCCTGATGCCAGAACAGGCCATAAGACGCAAGACTCTTCATTTTTTGGATTCAAAACCCATATCGCCATGACAGAGGAACGAATTATTACGGCTGCCGTGGTAACATCCGGAGAAAAGGGCGATGGCCCAGAGTTACCGGCATTGCTTGAATCTAGTCAAAATAATGGAATTGAGGTAGATACAATCATTGGCGATGCAGCCTATTCAGGAATGGAGAATCTTAAAATTGCTGATGAACAAGAAATAAAAATCGTTGCAAAATTGAATCCCTCTATTACGCAGGGTTTTAGAAATCAAGAAAATACATTTGACTACAACAAAGATGCCGGAATGTTTGTATGTCCCGCAGGGCATATGGCTATAAGAAAAGCACGTCAAGGAAAGAAAGATGATGGCTCCAACCAAGTAGACACTTATTACTTCGATATTGAAAAATGTAAAACATGTACCTTAAAAAACGGATGCTATAAACCTGATGCAAAAACTAAAACCTATTCTGTTTCTATTAAATCGGATAAACATTTGGAACAAATGGAGTTTCAACAGACCGAATACTTCAAAGAAAAGGCAAAACACCGTTATAAAATTGAAGCAAAAAATAGTGAACTAAAAAACGTACATGGCTATGGAAGAGCTACTTCGTACGGAATTACCAACATGCAAATGCAAGGGGCAATGGCCATTTTTACTGTAAATCTCAAAAGAATCCTCAAATTAATGAATTAACAGGGGACTCCAGCCTCAAATTACATCTACCCTCATTACAAAAAGAATTTAAAAGCTCTTTTTACCAGAAAATTTGCATTTCGTTCTTTAAAAAGAAACTGGCAAATGAAGATATTGTCTTCACTTGCCAGTTATCTTTTAGAGAATTACTTAAATAAGTTGATACTTTTTCAGTGCCCTCCCGAAAAGTGGTGCTTTTTTATGCCGGCAACTTTATACCGTCATAATATCCTTTTCTTTAAGCTCCAGTAGTTTATCGACTTTAACAATGTATTTATCCGTGGCGTCTTGCACCTGCTGTTCGGCATCTTTTTCAAGGTCTTCTGCCAAACCCTCTTTCTTCATTTTTTTAAAGGTCTCATTCGCATCGCGCCGGGCGTTACGGATGCTTACCTTGGTGGTTTCGCCCATTTGCTTTATTTGTTTTACCAGGTCTTTTCGTCTTTCTTCAGTAAGAATTGGTACATTAATCCTGATCATCTCGCCATTATTCATGGGATTGAGGCCTAGGTTAGCAGCCATGATTGCCTTCTCTATCGGTTCAATCATCGACTTTTCCCATGGCTGAATGGCAATAGTACGGGCATCGGGTGTATTGATGTTGGATACCTGTGAAAGGGATGTCAGCGAACCGTAATAATCGACCATGATGCCTTCGAGCACAGCGGGTGAAGCTTTCCCTGCCCTTACCCGACCTAGCTCTTCATCGAGGTGAATTACTGCCTTGTTCATTTTTTCAAAGGCATCATCAAGATATAATTGAACTTCTTCTTCCATTGTATTTATGGTTTTTAACTGGTTGGGCAAAATTAAAAAAAAATATTCCGCATAAAATAAGCTTGCATCAATTACATTTATGCTCTTTATGATAAGCAAAATTCTAATTGCAAATAATGGTTCCTATGTCTTCCCCTTTCATCAGCTTTTCAAGGTTGCCATGGGTATTCATATCGAAAACAAGAATAGGCAAATTGTTTTCTTTGCACATAGTAAAGGCTGTAAGATCCATAATTTTAAGCCCTTTGCTATAGGCCTCATCGAAGGTTAAAGTATTGTATTTAACTGCCTTCGGATCTTTTTCGGGATCGGCAGTATATACGCCATCGACGCGTGTACCTTTTAACAAAACCTCAGCATCTATTTCAACGGCCCGCAATGCTGCTGTGGTATCTGTAGTAAAAAACGGATTGCCGGTACCAAAAGTAAAAATCGCAGCTTCATCCTGCTCAAAGGCCCTCAATACACCACGTTTTGAATAACGCACACCAACAGGCATCATATCGATGGCTGTAAACACAACAGATTTACCTCCAAGTTTCTCAATTGCACCCTGTATGGCAAGGCCATTGATTACCGTGGCCAGCATACCCATATAATCGCCTTGAACACGGTCGAACCCGGCTTCCATTCCTGAGATGCCCCTAAAAATGTTGCCCCCCCCAATTACAATGCCTACTTCAACCCCGTTGTCGAGCAATTGCTTAATCTGACTTGCATATTCTTCAAGCCGTTCTTCGTCTATTCCTTGTTGCTTAGAACCCATCAGGGCTTCACCACTTAATTTGAGTAATATCCTTTTGTATTTGTACATAATTCGGTCTATTAAATATTCTGTCTAAAATAGCGTTTAAAAAAGAGACAACAAAAAAAAGAGAGCCTCAAGGAAGCTCTCTAATTATAAATTGTTGTGCTGAAAGATTATCCGGCAAGCGAATAACGTTTAAAGCTTGTCACTGTTAAATCTTTGTTGGCGCTTTGCAGGTATTGACGTACAGTTAATTTGCTGTCTTTTGTAAATTCCTGGTTGAGCAAGGTGTTTTCTTTGAAGAATTTATTCACTTTGCCTTCGGCGATTTTATCGAGCATATTTTCAGGTTTGCCCTCTTTAATAGCTAATTCACGGCCAATTTCTTTTTCTTTTGCAATTACCTCGGCTGGGACATCATCTTTGTCGATTGCTACAGGACTCATGGCCGCAATTTGCATAGCCACGTCTTTGCCCACCTCGATGTTTACGGCAACGGACAAACCAACAAGTGTGGCCAGTTTGCTACCATAGTGAATATAAGGAATTACCTGAGCTGATTCAATTTTATGGAAAAAAGCCAGTTCTATTTTTTCACCAATCACTCCTATTTGTTCTACAATCAGTTCGTCGATAGTTTTACCACCGATTTTCTGAGCTTTCAATGTTTCAATATCCTTGCAATTTGCGGCAATGGCTGTGTCGATAATGTTGTTGGCTAATTTCACGAAATCGGCATTTTTTGCAACGAAGTCAGTTTCGCAATTAAGGGCAATCATATACCCTATAGTAGCAGCCGCATTGGTTTTTGCTAACACTACGCCTTCGCTGGCTTCGCGGTCGGCACGCTTGTTGGCAACAGCCTGGCCTTTTTTGCGGATAATCTCAATTGCTTTTTCGAAATCGCCATTGGATTCGGTAAGTGCCTTTTTACAATCCATCATTCCGGCACCAGTCGTTTTTCTGAGTTTGCTTACTTCTGAAGCTGATATTTCTGCCATTTTAAATGTGTCTGTTTTGGTTATTATGCCTCTTCTTCCAATTCTTCTTCGTCGATCTCGACGGCTTTAGTTTTCAAAGCTGATTTCACTGCTGGCGCTAAAACCTTTTTTTGCTTAGCGGGAACAATTGCTTCTACCTCTGCCACATCCTCTTCGTCAAGAAGTGCTTTGCGGGCTGATTCTTTTTTGGCTACTTTTTCCGCTTCATCATCGGCAGCTTCTTTTTCACGCTCTAATTTGCGTTCACCTAAACCTTCCTGAATAGCCTGGCATACCACATCTGTTATTAATAATATTGATTTGGCAGCATCGTCGTTGGCCGGAATCGGGAAATCAACTTTATTAGGATCGGAATTGGTGTCGACAATAGCAAAAACGGGGATGTTAAGTCTATGGGCTTCGCGAATAGCAATGTGTTCTTTGGTAATATCTACCACAAACATGGCTGCTGGCAAACGGGTCAGGTCGGCAATACTGCCAAGGTTTTTATCAAGCTTGGCACGCTGACGGGTAACTTGGAGCCTTTCGCGTTTCGACATATTTTCGAAAGTGCCATCGGTAGCCATTTTATCGATGGTTGACATTTTTTTCACTGCCTTTCTGATGGTGGGGAAATTGGTTAACATTCCACCAGGCCAGCGCTCGGTTACATAAGGCATGTTTATTTGCTTTACGCGGTCGGCAACAATGTCTTTGGCTTGTTTTTTAGTGGCAACGAAAAGAATTTTGCGTCCTGATTTGGCAATTTGCTTCAGGGCATTGGCTGCTTCGTCGAGCTTGACAATTGTTTTCTGAAGGTCGATGATGTGAATCCCATTGCGCTCCATGAAAATATAGGGAGCCATTTGTGGATTCCATTTTCTTTTTAGGTGACCAAAATGTGCACCTGCATCTAATAACTGTTCAAAAGTTGTTCTTGGCATATGAGTATTTGTTTACATTCACTAAAATCAACCCCGGAGTAGTCTGCCTGCGGCAAAGTCTCCGTGGGTTTGGATACTAAACATCTGGTTAAATAAAATCTAACGTTTACTGAACTGGAATCTCTTCCGTGCTTTCGGGCGACCTGGCTTTTTACGTTCCACTTCGCGGGGGTCACGAGTAAGCATTTTGTTCGATTTGAGGACTGATTTGTTGCTTTCGGCATCTATTTCTACAAGTGCACGGGCAATAGCTAAACGAAGTGCTTCGGCCTGCCCTTTAATTCCGCCACCATCGAGGTTTACGTTGATGTCGTACTTGCCAAGGTTGTTGGTAAGTTCGAGTGGCTGACGCACTACATATTGTAAAATTTCCAGTGGAAAATATTGTTTGTAATCGGTTTTGTTCACGATGATATCACCTTTACCCTCTTTCAGGTAAATACGGGCAATAGCAGCTTTTCTTCTACCAATGGTGTTTACTAATTCCATGATACTTATTTAATACTGTTTAAGTTCAATTCTTTTGGCTGCTGAGCTTCGTGCGGGTGCACATTGCCTGCATATACAAAAAGGTTTTTACCAACTGCAGCTCCCAAACGGTTTTTAGGAAGCATTCCTTTTACAGCTTTTTCAATTACACGCTCTGGTTTCTTGCGTAGTAATTCTTCAGGTGATTCGAAGCGCTGACCGCCAGGATAGCCTGTATAACGTACATAAACTTTGTCGGTAAGTTTGTTGCCGGTGAGCCTCACTTTTTCGGCATTGATAATAATGACGTTGTCTCCGCAATCGGCGTTAGGGGTAAAACTTGTTTTCATTTTTCCGCGCAACACCTTGGCAATTTTCGTCGAAAGACGACCCAACACTTCGTTTGTGGCATCTACTACAAACCACTCTTTATGGGATGTAGCCTTTGTTGCCGACTTCGTTTTATAACTTAGTGTATCCACTGTTTTTTGATTTTTATTAATACCTTTCTTTCCTGTTATCTATACCACCCTGAAATAACGGAGTGCAAAAATACAATTATTTTTATGAAATAAACAAACGATTCACAATGAATTTTATAGGATGGTTTTATTTCTGCCATTTCCCTTTGAATAGGGTGTGCACTGACTTTTAAAAAATAATTATCTTCGGCTGCTTGTAAATATGTTTAACAGCCCCATTACCATGCTCGGGAATCAGACTCATCGGTTTATTTATCTTTTCTGCATCTCACTGGTAGCGGTTTCGTTGCCATTTTCTCCCTTTCTTTTAAGTCTGAGCCAATTTATTCTTGCAGGCAACTGGCTCCTCGAAGGAGAGTTTAAAAGAAAAATCCAAACCCTAAAAACAAGACCTTCTGTTTTATTTATCCTTTCCTTTTTTCTTGTCCATATAATGTGGCTTATCCCAACCAACAATTGGAATTATGCCCTTCACGACCTCAAAATTAAACTGCCTTTTCTGGTATTCCCGATTATTGTAGGCACCTCAGTTCCTCTTTCGTTGAAGGAATTTAAACTAGTGCTTAATTTCTATTTATGCTCGATGGTATTAGCAACCTTCGTGAGCGCTGGTATCTATTTTGGCCTGGGTTCAGACCAAGCAGCCGATAACAGAAATTCGTCGCTCTTTATTTCACACATACGTTTTGCCCTGATGACTGTGTTTGCTTTTTCAATTGCAGCATCAGTTCTTTTCAATCTGGCTAACCTGCGTCTGGTTTCGAGGTATTTTTACCTTGTCGCGTTTCTTTGGCTTTTAGTGCACCTTTTTTTTATTGGTGCATTTACTGGTTTGGTAATTGCAGTTTTACTGTTTCCTGTGATTTTATCTTATGTGCTGAAAAAAATCCAAAGCCAGCAGTTTAAAAGGATTATTCTTTTACTGAGCGTTTTCAGCTTTGCCATAGTAACTGCTTATATAGCAATTAGTCTGATGCGCTATTTGGAACGCAAGGAAAATCAGTTTGACCTTTTACCCAAGCAGACCATCAATGGAAACCCTTACCAACATTATGCAAAGGAAAACAGTTTCGAAAATGGGAATAGAGTCTGGGCATTGATTTGTGAAACTGAACTCGAGCAAGAATGGAATAAGGTGAGCAGGCTCCCCTATCGTGGGAAAGATAATAAAGGCCAACAACTTCGTGCGACTTTGGTACGCTATATGGCTTCAATGGACTTACCCAAAGATTCGCTTGGCATTAGCCGGCTAAGCCCCGAAGACATAAGAATGGTTGAAGAAGGACATACTAATTTCATTTTTAAAAATAAGTGGTCGGTTTATGCCCGACTTTATGAACTTTTTTGGGAAACTGAGAACTACTTGAAAGGTCATAACCCAAGCGGTCACTCCTTCAGTCAACGGATTGAAATGGCCAAAAACGGTTTGCATGTAGCTGCCAACCATTTTTGGTTTGGCACCGGCACAGGCGATGTCAATGAGGAGGTGATGAAGCAATACCAGAAAAATAACACTTTGCTGGACCCCCGATGGTGGTTCAGGCCTCACAACCAATACATCACACTGTTTATTGCTTTCGGAATGGTTGGTTTTGCTTTGCTTTTACTGGGTTTTATCGCGGCGATATTTTTCGAAAAGAAAAATGCCGGCTATTTGTTTGTTAGCTTTTTGTTGATTGTGCTTTTGTCAATGGTAAGCGAGGATACCTTCGAAACCCAGGCCGGGGCCAGTTTTACAGCTTTTTTTCTAAGCTTATTGCTGCTGGGTCCGGGATTTGTCGATAATAACTTCTCAGATGGGCCGGCTAAACCTTGACTTCTATACCCGTGACGTACTCGAAGTGGCTCCCGACCTGTTGGGTTGCAATATTATAATAAAAGGGCTGACTGGTCTTCAATCCTTTGCTATTACCGAAGTGGAAGCTTACCGTGGCGAAGAAGATCTGGCTTGCCATGCAAGCAAGGGCAAAACTTCACGCAATCAGGCCATGTACCTGGATGGGGGGCACGTATATGTCTATTTAATCTATGGCATGTACTGGATGCTCAACATTGTTACCGGATTGTCAGGCCATCCGCAGGCTGTATTAATAAGGAGTGTAAGGGGTTGCAACGGCCCCGGCAGGGTAGGCCGTTTGTTGGGCATTGATAAAAGCTTTTATGCCGAATATCTAGTTTTATCGGAAAGATTATGGCTTGAATCGGGCATGCAGGTGAGAGAAAATGAAATTATACATACAAACAGAATAGGTATTGATTATGCCGGCGTGTGGAAAGAAAAACCCTGGCGCTATGTGTGGCAAGCCGGAATTGATTAAATTCGTTCGCAGAAAGTGTAGTTATGATTTATTGGAACACACCCCGCTTTGTTATCAGGCTGTTTAACAGACTCGAATGGCATTATAGCCGTTCAGAAAAAACCATCTACCTGACCTTCGACGATGGTCCTACTCCCGAAATAACACCGCGCGTGCTGGAATTGCTGGCTGCCCACAAAGCAAAAGCTACTTTTTTCTGCCTGGGCCGCAACGTAGAACGCCATCCGGATTTATACAGCCAGATCCTGAACCAGGGGCATGCCGTGGGTAACCATACCTACAGCCACCTGAAAGGATGGAA
It contains:
- the frr gene encoding ribosome recycling factor; the protein is MEEEVQLYLDDAFEKMNKAVIHLDEELGRVRAGKASPAVLEGIMVDYYGSLTSLSQVSNINTPDARTIAIQPWEKSMIEPIEKAIMAANLGLNPMNNGEMIRINVPILTEERRKDLVKQIKQMGETTKVSIRNARRDANETFKKMKKEGLAEDLEKDAEQQVQDATDKYIVKVDKLLELKEKDIMTV
- a CDS encoding O-antigen ligase family protein, whose protein sequence is MFNSPITMLGNQTHRFIYLFCISLVAVSLPFSPFLLSLSQFILAGNWLLEGEFKRKIQTLKTRPSVLFILSFFLVHIMWLIPTNNWNYALHDLKIKLPFLVFPIIVGTSVPLSLKEFKLVLNFYLCSMVLATFVSAGIYFGLGSDQAADNRNSSLFISHIRFALMTVFAFSIAASVLFNLANLRLVSRYFYLVAFLWLLVHLFFIGAFTGLVIAVLLFPVILSYVLKKIQSQQFKRIILLLSVFSFAIVTAYIAISLMRYLERKENQFDLLPKQTINGNPYQHYAKENSFENGNRVWALICETELEQEWNKVSRLPYRGKDNKGQQLRATLVRYMASMDLPKDSLGISRLSPEDIRMVEEGHTNFIFKNKWSVYARLYELFWETENYLKGHNPSGHSFSQRIEMAKNGLHVAANHFWFGTGTGDVNEEVMKQYQKNNTLLDPRWWFRPHNQYITLFIAFGMVGFALLLLGFIAAIFFEKKNAGYLFVSFLLIVLLSMVSEDTFETQAGASFTAFFLSLLLLGPGFVDNNFSDGPAKP
- a CDS encoding DNA-3-methyladenine glycosylase — translated: MGRLNLDFYTRDVLEVAPDLLGCNIIIKGLTGLQSFAITEVEAYRGEEDLACHASKGKTSRNQAMYLDGGHVYVYLIYGMYWMLNIVTGLSGHPQAVLIRSVRGCNGPGRVGRLLGIDKSFYAEYLVLSERLWLESGMQVRENEIIHTNRIGIDYAGVWKEKPWRYVWQAGID
- a CDS encoding UMP kinase gives rise to the protein MYKYKRILLKLSGEALMGSKQQGIDEERLEEYASQIKQLLDNGVEVGIVIGGGNIFRGISGMEAGFDRVQGDYMGMLATVINGLAIQGAIEKLGGKSVVFTAIDMMPVGVRYSKRGVLRAFEQDEAAIFTFGTGNPFFTTDTTAALRAVEIDAEVLLKGTRVDGVYTADPEKDPKAVKYNTLTFDEAYSKGLKIMDLTAFTMCKENNLPILVFDMNTHGNLEKLMKGEDIGTIICN
- the rplM gene encoding 50S ribosomal protein L13; this translates as MDTLSYKTKSATKATSHKEWFVVDATNEVLGRLSTKIAKVLRGKMKTSFTPNADCGDNVIIINAEKVRLTGNKLTDKVYVRYTGYPGGQRFESPEELLRKKPERVIEKAVKGMLPKNRLGAAVGKNLFVYAGNVHPHEAQQPKELNLNSIK
- the hflX gene encoding GTPase HflX, translating into MAEISTAKIREKAVLVGIIHSGQDAMQVKEYLEELAFLVETAGAEPVKTFTQKIDAPNSKTFVGTGKLEEINQYIKIHEVQIVIFDDELTPTQLRNIERELEIRVLDRTNLILDIFAGRAKTAHAKTQVELAQYQYLLPRLTRMWTHLERQRGGIGLRGPGETEIETDRRIIRDKISRLKEQLEKIDKQMATQRKNRGRMVRVSLVGYTNVGKSTIMNMLSKSDVFAENKLFATLDTTVRKVIIQNLPFLLSDTVGFIRKLPHDLVESFKSTLDEVRESDILLHVVDISHPGFEEQIQVVNQTLQEIGAADKTTFLVFNKIDAYRFDHKDEDDLAPRTQRHWTLDELKNSWMGKTEIPCIFISALEKKNVDEFRELLYNKIREIHAARYPFDNFLYEDDY
- a CDS encoding elongation factor Ts — encoded protein: MAEISASEVSKLRKTTGAGMMDCKKALTESNGDFEKAIEIIRKKGQAVANKRADREASEGVVLAKTNAAATIGYMIALNCETDFVAKNADFVKLANNIIDTAIAANCKDIETLKAQKIGGKTIDELIVEQIGVIGEKIELAFFHKIESAQVIPYIHYGSKLATLVGLSVAVNIEVGKDVAMQIAAMSPVAIDKDDVPAEVIAKEKEIGRELAIKEGKPENMLDKIAEGKVNKFFKENTLLNQEFTKDSKLTVRQYLQSANKDLTVTSFKRYSLAG
- a CDS encoding IS1182 family transposase, with translation MLVQQQKLQLSLYSDLYSLIVPKDNLLRKINELIDFSFIYDELVTKYCSTNGRNAESPIRMFKYLLLKTIYDISDVDVVERSRFDMSFKYFLEMTPEEDVINPSSLTKFRKLRLKDTDLLNLLIGKTVSIAIEKGIIKSKSIIVDATHSLSRSNPLSPLEVLKERARQLRKVVYSTDENWIERMPKKNEDNDLEHELLYCDTLEKAIESDEVIRSFPKVKEKLNLLKETIEDTQDHYTLSKDPDARTGHKTQDSSFFGFKTHIAMTEERIITAAVVTSGEKGDGPELPALLESSQNNGIEVDTIIGDAAYSGMENLKIADEQEIKIVAKLNPSITQGFRNQENTFDYNKDAGMFVCPAGHMAIRKARQGKKDDGSNQVDTYYFDIEKCKTCTLKNGCYKPDAKTKTYSVSIKSDKHLEQMEFQQTEYFKEKAKHRYKIEAKNSELKNVHGYGRATSYGITNMQMQGAMAIFTVNLKRILKLMN
- the rpsI gene encoding 30S ribosomal protein S9, which produces MELVNTIGRRKAAIARIYLKEGKGDIIVNKTDYKQYFPLEILQYVVRQPLELTNNLGKYDINVNLDGGGIKGQAEALRLAIARALVEIDAESNKSVLKSNKMLTRDPREVERKKPGRPKARKRFQFSKR
- the rpsB gene encoding 30S ribosomal protein S2: MPRTTFEQLLDAGAHFGHLKRKWNPQMAPYIFMERNGIHIIDLQKTIVKLDEAANALKQIAKSGRKILFVATKKQAKDIVADRVKQINMPYVTERWPGGMLTNFPTIRKAVKKMSTIDKMATDGTFENMSKRERLQVTRQRAKLDKNLGSIADLTRLPAAMFVVDITKEHIAIREAHRLNIPVFAIVDTNSDPNKVDFPIPANDDAAKSILLITDVVCQAIQEGLGERKLEREKEAADDEAEKVAKKESARKALLDEEDVAEVEAIVPAKQKKVLAPAVKSALKTKAVEIDEEELEEEA